One stretch of candidate division TA06 bacterium DNA includes these proteins:
- a CDS encoding GIY-YIG nuclease family protein — translation MYYVYLIRSRTTGKTYTGQTSDMEKRLAYHNDPANRLTLYTKRNQGPWLLVYSEQYASRQEAVKRERFLKSGKGRTFIKNKIESGC, via the coding sequence ATGTATTATGTTTATCTGATACGAAGCCGAACCACCGGTAAGACATACACCGGGCAAACTTCGGATATGGAGAAACGCCTGGCTTACCACAACGACCCGGCCAACCGGCTTACCCTTTATACCAAACGCAATCAAGGCCCCTGGCTATTGGTTTATTCGGAACAATACGCCTCCAGACAGGAAGCAGTGAAAAGAGAACGCTTTCTTAAAAGTGGAAAAGGGAGGACTTTTATTAAAAACAAGATTGAATCCGGCTGTTAA